A part of Herpetosiphon gulosus genomic DNA contains:
- the rfbB gene encoding dTDP-glucose 4,6-dehydratase, producing the protein MRIAVTGGAGFIGSNFVRYWMDTNPTDEVVVIDALTYAGHLSNLAGYRERPNCQFVQADICDYPAMLKLLAGVNLVVHFAAETHVDRSLGEFEMERQFYRSNIEGTASLLRASREAGVGHFHHVSTDEVFGDLAFDDPQKFHETYPYNPSSPYAVSKAASDHVVRAFAHTHKYPITITNCTNNYGPFQTPEKLIPRSIALLLAGQKVKLYTDAEGIPGRNIRDWLHVQDHCEAIALVIQKGRIGETYGIGGEAELSNYHLVETMLDIMSEYLDRSLTIENSVEFVADRPGHDRRYAMDLSKIKRELGWQPRYSFQQGFLETVQWYTSPEGQAWLASLNDRTSDVRANQEQVVAVRENWQAEHQS; encoded by the coding sequence ATGCGCATTGCAGTTACAGGCGGGGCAGGCTTTATTGGCTCCAACTTTGTGCGTTATTGGATGGATACGAATCCTACTGATGAGGTTGTGGTAATTGATGCCCTGACTTATGCAGGCCATCTAAGCAACTTGGCAGGCTATCGCGAGCGCCCTAATTGCCAGTTTGTGCAGGCTGATATTTGCGATTACCCAGCCATGCTCAAGCTGTTGGCGGGGGTCAATTTGGTGGTGCACTTTGCCGCCGAAACCCACGTTGATCGCTCATTGGGCGAGTTTGAAATGGAACGTCAATTTTATCGCTCGAATATCGAAGGCACTGCTAGCTTGCTACGAGCTTCCCGCGAAGCTGGGGTCGGCCACTTTCACCATGTTTCGACCGATGAAGTATTTGGCGATTTAGCCTTCGATGATCCCCAAAAATTCCACGAAACCTATCCTTATAATCCCAGTAGCCCCTATGCTGTGAGCAAAGCAGCCTCGGATCATGTGGTGCGAGCCTTTGCCCACACCCACAAATACCCAATTACCATCACCAACTGCACCAACAATTATGGCCCATTCCAAACGCCTGAAAAATTGATTCCTCGTTCGATTGCGCTGTTGTTAGCAGGCCAAAAAGTGAAGCTCTATACCGATGCTGAAGGCATTCCTGGCCGCAACATCCGCGACTGGCTGCATGTCCAAGATCACTGCGAAGCGATCGCTTTGGTGATTCAAAAAGGCCGAATTGGCGAAACCTATGGAATTGGCGGCGAGGCTGAGCTTTCCAACTATCACTTGGTCGAAACCATGCTCGACATTATGAGCGAATATCTTGATCGCTCGTTGACAATTGAAAATAGCGTGGAATTTGTGGCTGATCGCCCTGGCCACGACCGCCGTTATGCCATGGATTTGAGCAAAATCAAGCGCGAGTTGGGATGGCAACCACGCTATTCGTTCCAACAAGGCTTTTTGGAAACCGTCCAATGGTATACATCGCCCGAAGGCCAAGCATGGCTCGCCAGTTTGAACGATCGCACCAGCGATGTGCGAGCCAATCAAGAGCAGGTCGTCGCCGTGCGCGAAAACTGGCAAG
- a CDS encoding VOC family protein, whose amino-acid sequence MITKLSHATIYVLDHDVAYDFYVNKLGFDVRMDMKLDNGFRWLTVGPKTQPELDLVLFEVKEGGTMMSTEVVGQMRSVLQSGVVGPGVFQTADCHGAYIELQARGVEFVAPPQEQFYGIEATFKDPFGNTFSLTQPKM is encoded by the coding sequence ATGATTACCAAACTTTCGCATGCAACGATTTATGTACTCGACCACGATGTCGCCTACGATTTTTATGTCAATAAATTAGGCTTTGACGTGCGAATGGATATGAAGTTAGATAATGGTTTTCGTTGGCTGACGGTCGGCCCCAAAACCCAGCCTGAGCTCGATTTGGTGCTATTCGAAGTCAAAGAAGGCGGCACGATGATGAGCACTGAGGTTGTTGGTCAAATGCGCTCGGTCTTGCAAAGCGGTGTGGTTGGGCCAGGCGTTTTCCAAACTGCCGATTGTCATGGCGCTTATATCGAGCTTCAAGCGCGTGGGGTCGAATTTGTGGCTCCGCCGCAAGAGCAATTTTATGGGATCGAAGCCACTTTCAAAGATCCCTTTGGCAATACTTTTAGCCTAACTCAGCCCAAAATGTAA
- a CDS encoding AraC family transcriptional regulator, whose protein sequence is MKLASAATKQLLWQARQYIDGTYADQVELPQLAEQIGFSQYHFLRLFQRNFAITPRQYLIHRRIERARELLVASDLSVTEVCFAVGFQSLGSFSSLFQRSTGHAPSHYRRRNFQGFSLPRRFVPSCYLTIFGIGLSYKH, encoded by the coding sequence ATGAAACTGGCATCAGCAGCAACCAAGCAGCTATTATGGCAAGCCCGCCAATATATCGATGGCACCTATGCCGACCAAGTAGAGTTACCACAACTGGCTGAGCAGATTGGCTTTTCGCAATATCACTTTTTGCGCCTGTTTCAGCGCAATTTTGCAATTACCCCTCGCCAGTATTTGATTCATCGGCGGATCGAACGAGCGCGTGAGTTGCTCGTCGCTAGTGATTTATCGGTAACCGAAGTCTGTTTTGCGGTTGGGTTTCAGAGCCTCGGCTCGTTCAGCAGCCTATTTCAACGCAGCACTGGCCATGCGCCCAGCCACTATCGCCGCCGCAACTTCCAAGGTTTCAGCCTACCTCGGCGCTTTGTACCCTCGTGCTATCTCACGATTTTTGGCATTGGTTTGAGCTACAAGCACTAA
- a CDS encoding alpha-amylase family glycosyl hydrolase yields the protein MQNEANPDASPTVASLPNGIWMGARDLGNGAVAFGLYAPWKQSVHLIGSFNDWNQTADRLNVSDRGIWWIIKENLAAGEYAYQFVIDGETIIGDPYARELRWAGGDQPQAIIHVGEPAYEWQDDSFGIRPLNELVIYEIHVGDFSEAGTFKAVTERIPYLQDLGVNAIELMPLFEFPGDRSWGYNPAYFFAPESTYGTPADLRELIDTAHQHGIGVILDVVFNHVDHSSPINYLYPYDQSPYFSSDGNPWGFPDLNHWNEAVKQLLSDVQTYWLSDMHIDGFRYDHAEGIGFDGENGVSFLGWQARQIKPHVYLIAENLKDYTGMVHQTDMDSSWHRSFHSQMFANLREGDFEGNQYGNVEATLGIIDFRNAGYSDNAQAINYLESHDEQRIVYEAQTNQNISRETAYLKSRLGAIVLFTAAGVPMLYHGQEFGMDTERTIDKNVLKWELLQTSEGTDLHAFYRGMIQLRTSSKALVGNNIRPVAIDAERKLLAYYRWADDGSEHVIVVVNFGITLQYLDVHFPVGGLWHEWVYNYDRETPEGMATIEVPGSGGKVFVLR from the coding sequence ATGCAAAACGAAGCCAATCCTGATGCTTCACCAACGGTGGCTAGTTTGCCCAATGGGATTTGGATGGGTGCACGCGATTTAGGCAATGGCGCGGTGGCGTTTGGCCTGTATGCACCATGGAAGCAGAGTGTCCATTTAATTGGCTCGTTTAACGATTGGAACCAGACCGCTGATCGATTAAATGTTTCGGATCGCGGGATTTGGTGGATTATCAAAGAAAATCTGGCCGCTGGCGAATATGCCTATCAATTTGTGATTGATGGCGAGACGATCATCGGTGACCCCTATGCTCGTGAATTGCGCTGGGCTGGTGGCGATCAGCCGCAGGCGATTATTCATGTTGGCGAGCCAGCCTACGAGTGGCAGGACGATAGTTTTGGCATTCGTCCGCTGAATGAATTAGTGATTTATGAAATTCATGTTGGCGATTTTAGTGAAGCTGGCACATTCAAAGCCGTCACTGAACGAATTCCCTATTTGCAAGATTTAGGGGTCAACGCGATTGAATTGATGCCGTTATTTGAATTTCCTGGTGATCGGTCGTGGGGCTATAATCCGGCCTATTTCTTTGCCCCCGAATCGACCTACGGCACGCCCGCCGATTTGCGCGAGTTGATTGATACGGCCCACCAACATGGCATTGGGGTAATTTTGGACGTGGTGTTTAATCATGTCGATCACTCTAGCCCAATTAACTATTTGTATCCCTATGATCAAAGCCCCTACTTTAGCAGCGACGGCAACCCGTGGGGCTTCCCCGATTTGAACCATTGGAACGAAGCGGTTAAGCAGTTGCTCAGCGATGTGCAAACCTATTGGCTCAGCGATATGCACATCGACGGTTTTCGCTATGATCACGCCGAGGGAATTGGCTTTGACGGCGAGAATGGCGTTTCATTCTTGGGCTGGCAAGCTCGCCAAATCAAGCCGCATGTCTATTTGATTGCCGAAAATCTCAAAGATTATACTGGCATGGTGCATCAAACTGATATGGATTCATCGTGGCATCGTTCGTTTCATTCGCAAATGTTTGCCAACTTGCGCGAAGGCGATTTCGAGGGCAATCAATATGGCAATGTTGAGGCCACGCTGGGAATAATTGATTTTCGCAATGCTGGCTATAGCGATAATGCCCAAGCGATCAATTATCTTGAATCGCACGATGAGCAGCGGATTGTTTACGAAGCCCAAACCAACCAAAATATCAGCCGCGAAACGGCATATTTGAAATCGCGGCTGGGCGCGATTGTGCTGTTTACCGCTGCTGGTGTGCCGATGCTCTACCATGGCCAAGAATTTGGCATGGATACTGAGCGCACGATCGATAAAAATGTGCTCAAATGGGAGTTATTGCAAACGTCTGAGGGCACTGATTTGCATGCTTTCTATCGTGGCATGATCCAATTGCGTACCTCATCGAAGGCCTTGGTTGGCAATAATATTCGGCCAGTCGCCATCGATGCTGAGCGCAAATTGTTGGCCTACTATCGCTGGGCCGACGATGGCAGCGAACATGTGATTGTCGTGGTGAATTTTGGCATCACCCTACAATACCTTGACGTGCATTTTCCGGTTGGTGGCTTATGGCACGAATGGGTCTACAACTACGATCGTGAAACGCCCGAAGGCATGGCCACAATCGAAGTACCTGGCTCTGGTGGCAAGGTCTTTGTCTTGCGCTAA
- a CDS encoding sigma-70 family RNA polymerase sigma factor, with the protein MMLHASNEPALDDGLQRYLNEIAETPLLAAEEEQKLTQIVHVARQAQPTPACRIERCPSCALFEQCVTKLKEPAHEQLVRANLRLVVSIAKRYRGFGLPFQDLIQEGNIGLMNAIERFDATKGVRFSTYATWWIRQAITRSLANQGRLIRLPVHRWELLIKVRRIETKLLQALGREPSAHEISTALGVPEEKICDLLSIAQVPISLATPKNEETDMLLGDSLPDEDWEDELECLLTSIDAQYTRAMLNQLSEQEQEVLTLRYGLKDGKSRSLSEVGAVVGRTRQRIQQIEAGALQVLRTQLSQ; encoded by the coding sequence ATGATGTTGCACGCCAGCAACGAACCAGCCCTTGATGATGGGTTGCAACGTTATCTTAATGAAATTGCTGAAACTCCACTCCTGGCGGCAGAAGAGGAGCAAAAGCTAACCCAAATTGTTCATGTAGCGCGTCAAGCTCAGCCCACCCCAGCCTGTCGAATTGAACGTTGCCCAAGCTGTGCCCTATTTGAGCAATGTGTAACCAAACTCAAAGAGCCAGCCCACGAACAATTGGTGCGAGCCAATTTACGCTTGGTCGTCAGCATTGCCAAGCGCTATCGTGGCTTTGGCCTGCCCTTCCAAGATTTAATTCAAGAGGGCAATATTGGCCTGATGAATGCGATCGAGCGCTTTGATGCCACTAAAGGCGTGCGCTTCTCAACCTATGCTACTTGGTGGATTCGCCAAGCGATCACTCGTTCGTTGGCCAATCAAGGTCGATTAATTCGCTTACCAGTGCATCGCTGGGAGCTGTTGATTAAAGTGCGGCGGATCGAAACCAAATTGCTGCAAGCACTAGGCCGCGAGCCAAGTGCCCACGAAATTAGCACTGCCTTGGGTGTCCCCGAAGAAAAAATTTGCGATTTACTGAGCATCGCCCAAGTGCCAATCTCGTTGGCAACCCCTAAAAATGAAGAAACTGATATGTTGCTCGGCGATAGTTTGCCCGACGAAGATTGGGAAGATGAACTCGAATGTTTGCTGACGAGCATTGATGCCCAATATACCCGGGCCATGCTCAACCAACTCTCCGAGCAAGAGCAAGAAGTATTGACATTACGATATGGCTTAAAAGATGGTAAAAGCCGTTCGCTTTCCGAAGTTGGAGCAGTGGTGGGCCGTACCCGCCAACGGATTCAACAAATTGAGGCGGGCGCATTGCAAGTCTTGCGCACTCAGTTATCACAATAG
- a CDS encoding DNA-3-methyladenine glycosylase has protein sequence MPKILSAEFHQRHSLVVARELLGCSLVRRLATGEELRGRIVETEAYTPDDPSCHAHRRNTPRARSMFQLGGISYVYIIYGIYHCLNVVTQGLGEGSAVLIRAIEPLSGSATMAQLAQKDPAKPMRIASGPSMVCRALAVDKSLDGIDLSSQQAGLWFEQGPSIPDQAIVQTPRIGINSDPHTVAAPWRLIVADSNALSGTRRQNQGQTYQPQPDWFQKQAI, from the coding sequence ATGCCAAAAATTCTGAGTGCTGAATTTCATCAACGCCATTCGTTGGTGGTTGCGCGTGAGCTTTTAGGTTGTAGCCTAGTACGACGCTTGGCAACTGGCGAAGAATTACGTGGGCGGATCGTTGAAACTGAAGCTTATACCCCTGATGATCCTTCGTGCCATGCCCATCGCCGCAATACCCCTCGCGCCCGTTCGATGTTCCAGCTTGGCGGCATCAGCTACGTCTACATCATCTATGGCATTTATCATTGTTTAAATGTCGTGACCCAAGGCCTTGGCGAAGGCTCAGCCGTGCTGATTCGAGCGATTGAACCCTTGAGTGGCAGTGCCACGATGGCCCAACTTGCCCAAAAAGATCCTGCCAAGCCCATGCGAATTGCCAGTGGGCCAAGCATGGTTTGTCGGGCCTTAGCGGTTGATAAAAGCCTTGATGGTATTGATCTGAGTTCACAACAGGCTGGCTTGTGGTTCGAGCAAGGCCCAAGCATTCCAGATCAGGCAATTGTGCAAACTCCGCGGATTGGGATTAATAGCGATCCGCATACTGTGGCTGCACCATGGCGCTTGATTGTGGCTGATTCAAATGCATTGAGCGGCACACGTCGCCAAAATCAAGGGCAAACGTATCAACCACAGCCCGATTGGTTCCAAAAACAAGCTATCTAG